The following are from one region of the Pseudohongiella spirulinae genome:
- the pgi gene encoding glucose-6-phosphate isomerase, producing MTRTEIQAIRQSLRQHQSQLASQTSLLQNLFSEDSRRVPAMTLHCGALHVDFSKNLLDPPAFKLLLALAEHSGLDAQRQAMFDGAHVNNTEHRPALHVALRGHKPAMRSEIAEQVSVGLDRMQHFVQQVHSGEWRGDTGQPIRQIINIGIGGSDLGPSMATAALRAFHHHGIKCDFVSNVDPAHLQSHLRKADAGTTLFIVASKSFSTLETLQNARLACEWFKQQGGRDISRHFVAVSSNSQAAQDFGIAAENVFPMWDWVGGRFSLWSAIGLPIALATSMDVFRQLLAGAAHMDRHFLSAPLAGNIPVIMALLSVWYRNYWGCGSQAVLPYAQDLHLFPAFLQQLDMESLGKSTNRQGEPLAEHSGAVIWGSAGTNGQHSFHQLLHQGTDLIPADFIAIKKSPGEGQSLLQHQQLLANCLAQSRALMLGKSEQQAFEELQNSGHEEADARQLARHKRIPGNRPSTVLLLDELNPFNLGSLIALYEHKVFTQGVLWNLNPFDQWGVELGKQLSTPVFNALNDHSMPTDDLDPSTAALIQLCRQQDTHSE from the coding sequence ATGACAAGGACAGAAATTCAGGCAATTCGGCAATCTTTACGCCAGCACCAGTCGCAGCTGGCCAGCCAGACCTCCCTGCTGCAAAATCTGTTCTCGGAAGATTCCCGACGCGTGCCAGCAATGACTCTGCACTGTGGTGCACTGCACGTCGACTTCAGCAAAAATCTGTTGGACCCGCCTGCCTTCAAACTGTTGCTGGCACTGGCCGAGCACTCAGGACTCGATGCGCAACGCCAGGCCATGTTTGATGGCGCCCACGTCAACAACACTGAGCACCGACCTGCCCTGCATGTGGCATTGCGGGGACACAAACCCGCCATGAGATCAGAGATAGCTGAACAGGTCTCGGTCGGCCTGGATCGCATGCAGCACTTTGTGCAGCAGGTGCATAGTGGCGAATGGCGGGGAGACACCGGTCAGCCCATCAGGCAGATCATCAATATCGGCATTGGCGGTTCAGATCTGGGTCCATCCATGGCAACGGCGGCGTTACGCGCCTTTCATCATCATGGCATCAAATGTGACTTCGTCTCCAATGTCGACCCGGCACACCTGCAAAGCCATCTTCGCAAAGCCGACGCGGGGACCACACTGTTTATAGTCGCCTCAAAGTCTTTCAGCACCCTCGAGACTCTGCAAAACGCCAGACTGGCCTGCGAGTGGTTCAAACAGCAGGGCGGTCGGGATATCAGCCGCCATTTCGTGGCGGTCAGCAGCAACTCACAGGCCGCACAAGATTTCGGCATCGCTGCCGAGAACGTCTTCCCGATGTGGGATTGGGTAGGAGGGCGTTTCTCACTCTGGTCAGCCATTGGCCTACCCATCGCGCTGGCGACCAGCATGGACGTGTTCAGACAATTGCTGGCGGGCGCCGCACACATGGACAGGCATTTTCTGTCAGCGCCGCTGGCGGGCAATATACCTGTCATTATGGCGCTGCTCAGCGTCTGGTATCGAAACTACTGGGGCTGCGGAAGCCAGGCTGTTCTGCCCTATGCTCAGGATCTGCATCTGTTCCCGGCATTTCTTCAGCAGCTGGACATGGAGAGTCTGGGCAAGTCCACGAATCGCCAAGGTGAGCCGCTGGCCGAGCACAGCGGCGCCGTGATCTGGGGTAGCGCAGGCACCAACGGTCAGCATTCATTCCATCAGCTCCTGCACCAGGGCACGGATCTGATTCCGGCTGACTTTATTGCCATAAAAAAATCTCCCGGCGAGGGCCAGTCGCTTCTTCAGCATCAGCAATTGCTGGCCAACTGCCTGGCGCAGAGCAGAGCCCTGATGCTGGGCAAATCCGAACAACAGGCTTTTGAAGAGCTGCAGAACAGCGGACACGAAGAAGCAGACGCGCGACAGTTGGCCAGACACAAACGGATACCCGGTAATCGCCCCAGCACCGTGCTGCTATTGGACGAGCTGAACCCCTTTAACCTGGGCAGCCTGATCGCGCTCTATGAGCACAAGGTCTTCACACAAGGTGTTCTGTGGAATCTGAACCCCTTTGATCAATGGGGCGTTGAGCTGGGCAAACAATTAAGCACGCCGGTATTTAATGCCTTGAATGACCACAGCATGCCAACCGACGACCTTGACCCATCAACTGCCGCATTGATTCAACTATGCCGCCAACAGGACACGCACAGTGAGTGA
- a CDS encoding tetratricopeptide repeat-containing sulfotransferase family protein: MSTLNNQLADLDAALSAGQLALALEQGSRLVAEYPDSQHGWLSYSEACRLAGRTEAAREAARQAWQLAPQNLFAVAQYARCLMPYADHRLISELVRTGIRSDAGNDWALDILASCAVSVDDWEQALSLYERLLQSNATNPHYRYMQGLALSVSGMTEQALQSLEKIRRDPQFSGRVLNLIQDIDATRVNRDELEAVLGSQQTISSQDKIYALQALGRLHHSERRFEEAFSCWQRANELKASGARYKADDWDVFAARLMRLGGNVAADSSPSPPGGKSPIFIVGLPRSGTTLLERILVNSGHVAALGELRDFEVLMQMHMGESITPLPFDFRPEKAAAIDWVAIGESYCERLASRDSSGRHPCDKNPFNFLFCGLILAALPDARIIHIKKHPLDAGLGTFRHIFAAAAPWSYRLADIAHFYVLYDRVMAHWVALYPDRIYQIHYDELVSDPEVQSSMLFEWLNLPWSGSVPDTAASKGVVRSASANQVRSPIHQQAVQVWRNYASQLSALKDSLERGGVLDGND; this comes from the coding sequence ATGAGTACATTAAACAATCAACTGGCTGACCTGGATGCGGCGCTGAGCGCGGGTCAGTTGGCGCTTGCACTTGAGCAGGGCAGCCGGCTGGTGGCCGAATATCCGGATTCTCAGCATGGCTGGTTATCGTACAGCGAGGCCTGTCGCCTTGCCGGACGTACCGAAGCAGCTCGTGAGGCTGCCCGTCAAGCCTGGCAGCTTGCCCCCCAAAACCTTTTTGCTGTAGCACAATATGCGCGCTGCCTGATGCCGTATGCTGACCACCGGTTGATTTCAGAGCTGGTCCGAACTGGTATCAGATCGGACGCGGGCAATGACTGGGCGCTTGATATCCTGGCCTCATGTGCTGTATCGGTAGACGACTGGGAGCAGGCGTTGAGCCTGTATGAGCGATTACTGCAAAGCAATGCAACAAACCCGCACTATCGCTACATGCAGGGGCTCGCCCTGTCTGTCTCTGGCATGACAGAACAGGCACTCCAGAGTCTGGAGAAAATTCGCCGCGATCCGCAATTCAGCGGCAGGGTATTGAATCTGATCCAGGATATTGATGCGACGCGTGTAAACCGTGATGAGCTGGAAGCGGTTCTTGGCAGCCAGCAGACTATATCATCACAGGATAAGATCTATGCCCTGCAGGCTCTGGGTCGGCTACATCATTCGGAGCGACGATTTGAGGAGGCATTCAGCTGTTGGCAACGAGCAAACGAACTGAAAGCTTCCGGTGCACGATACAAGGCTGATGACTGGGATGTATTCGCGGCGAGATTAATGCGCCTGGGGGGCAATGTCGCGGCTGATTCATCTCCGTCGCCGCCTGGTGGAAAGTCCCCGATCTTTATTGTCGGTCTGCCGAGATCAGGCACCACACTGCTGGAGCGGATACTGGTGAACTCCGGGCACGTTGCCGCGCTGGGAGAATTGCGTGATTTCGAAGTATTGATGCAGATGCATATGGGGGAGTCAATCACGCCGTTGCCTTTCGATTTCAGGCCGGAAAAAGCAGCTGCAATTGACTGGGTCGCAATAGGCGAGTCATATTGCGAGCGACTGGCGTCGAGAGATTCTTCTGGCCGACATCCCTGCGACAAAAATCCTTTCAATTTTCTGTTCTGTGGACTTATCCTGGCGGCGCTGCCCGATGCCCGGATCATTCACATCAAAAAGCATCCTCTGGATGCCGGACTTGGAACATTCAGGCATATTTTTGCGGCGGCAGCGCCGTGGTCCTATCGGCTGGCTGACATAGCTCATTTCTATGTGCTTTATGATAGGGTCATGGCGCACTGGGTGGCACTTTACCCCGACAGAATATATCAGATTCATTATGATGAATTGGTTTCAGATCCTGAGGTGCAGAGCAGCATGCTTTTTGAATGGCTGAACCTGCCCTGGTCGGGATCGGTGCCTGATACAGCTGCCAGTAAGGGGGTCGTCCGGTCCGCCAGTGCCAATCAGGTTCGCTCGCCTATTCACCAGCAGGCGGTGCAGGTTTGGCGCAACTATGCGTCGCAGCTGTCAGCTTTGAAAGACTCACTGGAGCGCGGGGGAGTCCTCGATGGCAATGACTGA
- a CDS encoding TonB-dependent receptor domain-containing protein translates to MKKKTLSLAIAGVLGFGGAVVLPANTYAQESADTIEEVVITGSRIRRADLEGFNPVSVIDRTMIETQSQVSLGDILQRMPYSAGAAVNTGVNNGGSGAVNFSLRGLGSQRTLVLVNGRRVVPSGLGANSVVDLNNIPPNMIERVEVLKDGASSVYGSDAVAGVVNIITRKDYNGAALNVQNGITSEGDGGQSTVDFNLGTASDRGSFVVSGYYTKQKPIWAGDREYSKEEIWYHPYWNPTGQEPGGSSAVPWGNHVSPASVGGDGVRYTRGQEFGAWRQYSGASDPYNYAPANYTQTPNERWGFSAFGNYQLGDFGAVRNVEASGEVMFTHRASQRLIAPEPLAPLAFFGTAAPYSDLNYYNITQGPKHSVTGDTMILTDWRRRMVETGGRDQVHETNTHQVTLALTGEVGNWFWDASAFYGENDASVLDLGYFQLERVAEAVGPTFMDASGNLFCSTDGTAAGVIDGCVPLNVFGQPGTDTQITPEMLQYISGNYVSMTLGGNDMSGVQFNASGPIMDLPAGELGMAVGVEHRKVNGFSQPDSLQLLGVSTAGSSLATAGGYNVDEAYVEFAIPVIAGVTGIESLELSLASRYSDYNTFGSTTNSKLGMRWTVNDELTLRATVSEAFRAPSVPELFAGQSTGYPQVSDPCAGNATQFCVADGVPSGGYDNAGLIQLPTLSGGSTALQPEEADILTAGFVYQPGWMQDLSITVDYWETEIDGAVSTLGPQLILDSCQQSGQYCELVERWGPGSGATVGDVKLITNLNVNVGGNDASGIDLSARYSMDTSDWGSFDLGLDVIHLLDYEKRLADGTIIPHAGRFEDNHDGNFPEWRWNFVADWNYNQWTANYTARYIGEVTEPLIKWFHSGDEENQVKKQLTHSVQATYNLESYNTRFTLGVENLTDEQPPFAYSGFNDNTDPRTYETRGRYYYGRVSFSF, encoded by the coding sequence ATGAAGAAGAAAACGCTCTCTCTGGCTATTGCCGGGGTTTTGGGCTTTGGTGGTGCTGTGGTGCTGCCAGCCAATACCTATGCGCAGGAATCAGCTGATACCATCGAAGAAGTGGTTATTACAGGTTCCCGTATCCGACGTGCTGACCTGGAAGGGTTCAACCCGGTCAGTGTCATAGACCGAACGATGATTGAGACTCAAAGCCAGGTAAGCCTTGGTGATATTCTGCAGAGAATGCCCTACTCTGCAGGTGCTGCCGTGAATACCGGTGTTAACAACGGTGGCTCCGGTGCAGTCAATTTCTCACTGCGTGGTCTGGGCTCGCAGCGCACTCTGGTGCTGGTAAACGGGCGACGAGTGGTTCCCTCTGGCCTGGGTGCCAATTCGGTTGTGGACTTGAACAATATCCCGCCAAACATGATTGAACGTGTCGAAGTTCTGAAAGATGGCGCCTCATCAGTTTACGGTTCTGATGCCGTTGCCGGTGTTGTGAACATCATTACACGCAAAGACTATAACGGGGCTGCGCTCAATGTGCAGAACGGTATTACCAGCGAAGGCGATGGTGGTCAGAGCACAGTAGACTTTAATCTGGGTACTGCCAGCGATCGTGGCAGCTTTGTAGTGTCAGGGTACTACACCAAGCAGAAGCCGATCTGGGCGGGTGACCGCGAGTACTCTAAGGAAGAGATCTGGTACCATCCTTACTGGAATCCGACCGGACAGGAGCCTGGCGGATCTTCTGCCGTGCCCTGGGGTAACCATGTAAGCCCCGCTTCAGTTGGTGGAGATGGCGTGCGTTATACGCGCGGCCAGGAGTTCGGAGCCTGGAGACAGTACAGCGGTGCTTCTGACCCTTATAACTACGCTCCCGCCAACTACACTCAGACGCCAAACGAGCGTTGGGGTTTCAGCGCCTTTGGCAACTACCAGCTGGGTGACTTTGGTGCTGTCCGTAATGTTGAGGCCAGTGGTGAGGTGATGTTCACACATCGTGCGTCACAGCGACTGATCGCGCCTGAGCCTTTGGCGCCTCTGGCATTTTTCGGCACGGCGGCACCGTACTCTGATCTGAACTACTACAACATCACCCAGGGACCCAAGCATAGCGTTACCGGTGACACCATGATTCTGACCGATTGGCGTCGGCGAATGGTGGAAACTGGTGGTCGTGATCAAGTGCATGAGACCAACACGCATCAGGTGACCCTGGCGCTGACTGGTGAAGTCGGCAACTGGTTCTGGGACGCATCGGCGTTCTATGGTGAGAATGATGCAAGCGTTCTGGATCTGGGGTATTTCCAACTGGAGCGTGTCGCCGAAGCCGTAGGTCCGACTTTCATGGACGCCTCCGGTAATCTGTTCTGTAGTACCGATGGTACGGCGGCCGGTGTCATTGATGGCTGTGTACCGTTGAATGTTTTCGGTCAACCAGGCACCGATACACAGATTACCCCTGAAATGCTGCAGTATATCTCTGGCAACTACGTGTCCATGACGCTGGGCGGCAATGATATGTCCGGTGTGCAGTTCAACGCGTCAGGCCCCATAATGGACCTGCCAGCGGGTGAACTGGGAATGGCTGTTGGCGTGGAACATCGCAAAGTTAATGGTTTCTCCCAGCCTGACTCTCTGCAGTTGCTGGGTGTATCCACGGCGGGTTCTTCATTGGCAACAGCTGGTGGTTACAATGTTGATGAAGCCTATGTGGAATTTGCAATACCGGTGATCGCTGGTGTAACCGGTATCGAAAGCCTGGAGTTAAGCCTGGCGTCTCGCTACTCGGACTACAATACCTTCGGCAGCACCACAAATTCCAAGCTGGGTATGCGCTGGACAGTCAATGATGAGTTGACCTTGCGTGCAACTGTTTCCGAAGCTTTCCGTGCACCATCGGTGCCGGAGTTGTTCGCCGGGCAGTCTACAGGTTACCCTCAAGTCAGCGACCCTTGTGCTGGCAACGCGACACAGTTCTGTGTAGCTGACGGTGTGCCCAGTGGCGGATACGATAATGCCGGTCTGATTCAATTGCCTACGCTTTCTGGTGGCAGCACGGCCCTGCAGCCTGAAGAGGCGGATATTCTGACAGCTGGATTTGTTTATCAGCCCGGCTGGATGCAGGATCTGTCTATTACAGTTGACTACTGGGAAACCGAAATTGATGGTGCTGTATCTACTCTTGGGCCACAGTTGATTCTGGATAGCTGTCAGCAAAGCGGTCAGTACTGTGAGCTGGTCGAGCGCTGGGGTCCCGGCAGTGGTGCGACAGTGGGTGATGTAAAATTGATCACGAACCTGAACGTCAACGTGGGTGGTAACGATGCGTCAGGTATTGACCTGTCAGCTCGTTACTCAATGGATACCAGCGACTGGGGTAGTTTTGATCTGGGTCTGGATGTGATTCATCTGCTTGATTACGAGAAGCGCCTGGCAGATGGCACCATCATTCCTCACGCTGGTCGTTTTGAAGACAACCATGACGGTAACTTCCCCGAGTGGCGCTGGAATTTTGTTGCCGATTGGAACTACAACCAGTGGACAGCTAACTACACCGCGCGTTACATCGGTGAAGTGACTGAGCCTCTGATCAAGTGGTTCCACTCAGGTGATGAAGAGAATCAGGTCAAGAAGCAGCTGACGCACAGCGTTCAGGCCACCTATAACCTGGAGTCCTACAACACCCGGTTTACCCTGGGCGTTGAGAACCTGACAGATGAGCAGCCGCCATTTGCCTACTCCGGCTTTAACGACAATACTGATCCTCGTACCTACGAGACCCGCGGTCGTTACTACTATGGTCGTGTAAGCTTCAGCTTCTGA